The following are encoded together in the Peromyscus leucopus breed LL Stock chromosome 1, UCI_PerLeu_2.1, whole genome shotgun sequence genome:
- the LOC114688700 gene encoding LOW QUALITY PROTEIN: olfactory receptor 52N4-like (The sequence of the model RefSeq protein was modified relative to this genomic sequence to represent the inferred CDS: inserted 1 base in 1 codon) has translation MLLLNQTEVXPASFILNGIPGLEDMHVWISFPFCSMYAVAVMGNCGLLYLIFFQDSLHRSMYYFLAMLSFTDLVMCTASIPKTLCIFWFYLKEISFNDCLVQMFFIHTFTGMESGVLMLMALDRYVAICYPLRYSTILTNPVIAKAGLATFLRAVVLIIPLVFITKQLPYCRGNMIRHTYCDQLSVAKVSCGNIKVNIVYGLMIAFLIGGFDILCITVSYTMILRAVVSLSSADARQKAFSTCTAHICAIIFSYGPAFFCFFLNRFGDHVIHPSCLIIVANIYLLLPPTMNPVVYGVKTKQIRDCVIRILSRSKDEKHS, from the exons ATGCTGTTGCTGAATCAAACAGAGG ACCCAGCCTCATTCATTCTGAATGGGATCCCAGGCCTGGAAGACATGCATGTCTGGATTTCCTTCCCATTCTGTTCTATGTATGCAGTAGCTGTGATGGGGAACTGTGGACTCCTCTACCTCATCTTCTTTCAGGATTCCCTTCACAGGTCCATGTATTACTTCTTGGCTATGTTATCCTTTACTGACCTGGTCATGTGCACTGCTTCAATCCCCAAAACTCTCTGTATCTTCTGGTTCTACCTTAAGGAAATCAGCTTTAATGACTGTCTAGTCCAGATGTTCTTCATTCATACTTTCACTGGGATGGAGTCTGGGGTGCTCATGCTCATGGCTCTGGATCGCTATGTAGCAATTTGCTATCCTCTGCGCTACTCCACCATCCTCACCAACCCTGTCATTGCAAAAGCTGGGCTTGCCACTTTCTTGAGAGCAGTGGTGCTTATTATTCCTTTGGTTTTCATCACAAAGCAACTCCCCTACTGCAGAGGCAACATGATACGCCATACCTATTGTGACCAGTTATCTGTAGCCAAGGTCTCCTGTGGGAATATCAAGGTCAATATTGTTTATGGTTTGATGATTGCCTTCTTGATTGGGGGCTTTGACATCCTGTGCATCACAGTCTCCTACACCATGATCCTGAGGGCAGTGGTCAGCCTGTCCTCCGCAGACGCTCGGCAGAAGGCCTTCAGCACCTGCACTGCCCACATCTGTGCCATCATTTTCTCCTATGGCCCagccttcttttgtttctttttaaaccgATTTGGGGACCATGTAATCCATCCATCTTGCCTCATCATTGTGGCTAATATTtatctgcttttgcctcccactATGAACCCTGTTGTCTATGGAGTGAAAACCAAGCAGATACGAGACTGTGTCATAAGGATTCTTTCAAGGTCTAAGGATGAAAAACACAGTTGA
- the LOC114688704 gene encoding ubiquitin carboxyl-terminal hydrolase 17-like protein B, which yields MEAALRLSEGESHCKTFTACRSSIDTVDPEVSLCFYPSAGSNESTPATPDLYQDETQDAAKLAARNKHSVSWERPEGVGAGLLNTGNTCYLNAALQCLTHTPPLADYMLSQEHSRSCYHQEDCTMCAMETHVTQSLLHSRDVMQPPKKLTATFHKDKQEDAHEFLMFILNAMHESCLQGSKHSEGPSEDGSLIHEIFGGSCRSQIKCLSCQGTSDSVNPFLDISLDINTAQSVNQALEDLVKPEELCGENAYHCDHCQDKMPASKTLTIETASKVLLLVLNRFSDFMGGKVDRHVSYPESLDLRPYMSQPEGGPLVYALYAVMVHASVTCHCGHYFCYVRAGNGKWYKMDDFKVERWHVTSVLSEPAYVLFYIRETELNKDSVKGPVGTVNKAQVGQWQNRKLNRGSWVGAVEPRRHMENRVAIESSLQEWKVLQEQNRHNPVLNLRRAEPTLPANAVVIHQPRYREYWYKKDPNKENYP from the coding sequence ATGGAGGCAGCTCTGCGGCTCTCAGAAGGTGAATCTCACTGTAAGACCTTTACAGCATGCAGGTCCTCAATCGACACTGTCGACCCTGAagtctctttgtgtttttatCCCTCAGCAGGTTCAAATGAATCAACTCCTGCCACCCCAGACCTGTATCAGGATGAAACTCAGGATGCAGCCAAGCTGGCCGCCAGGAACAAGCACAGTGTGAGTTGGGAGAGGCCCGAAGGTGTGGGTGCAGGTCTCCTGAACACGGGCAACACCTGCTACCTCAATGCAGCATTGCAGTGTctgacacacacaccacctcttgCCGACTACATGCTCTCCCAGGAGCACTCTCGGAGCTGTTATCACCAGGAAGACTGCACCATGTGTGCCATGGAAACTCATGTGACCCAGAGTCTCCTCCACTCCAGGGATGTCATGCAGCCCCCGAAGAAGCTGACTGCCACTTTCCACAAGGACAAGCAGGAAGATGCACATGAGTTTCTGATGTTCATCTTGAACGCCATGCACGAATCCTGCCTTCAAGGGAGCAAGCACTCAGAAGGTCCCTCTGAAGACGGCAGCCTGATCCATGAGATATTTGGAGGCTCATGCAGATCTCAAATCAAGTGTCTCAGCTGCCAGGGCACCTCAGATTCTGTTAACCCCTTTCTGGACATCTCCCTGGATATCAACACAGCTCAGAGTGTGAACCAAGCCTTGGAGGATTTAGTGAAGCCTGAAGAGCTGTGTGGGGAAAATGCCTACCACTGTGACCATTGCCAGGACAAGATGCCAGCTTCAAAGACCCTGACAATTGAAACTGCCTCGAAGGTTCTCCTGCTGGTATTGAATCGCTTCTCAGACTTCATGGGTGGCAAAGTGGACAGGCACGTAAGTTACCCAGAGTCCCTTGACCTGCGGCCATACATGTCTCAGCCTGAGGGAGGACCGCTGGTGTATGCCCTTTAtgctgtgatggtgcatgccagTGTGACTTGTCACTGTGGACATTACTTCTGTTATGTCAGAGCTGGCAATGGCAAGTGGTATAAGATGGATGATTTTAAGGTTGAGAGGTGGCATGTGACTTCTGTCCTGAGTGAGCCTGCATATGTGCTCTTCTACATCCGGGAGactgaactgaacaaggacagtGTCAAGGGGCCAGTAGGCACAGTCAACAAGGCTCAGGTTGGacaatggcagaacagaaagctcAACAGAGGATCTTGGGTGGGAGCTGTAGAACCTCGAAGACACATGGAGAATAGAGTAGCCATAGAATCCTCCTTACAGGAGTGGAAAGTGCTTCAGGAACAGAACAGGCACAATCCTGTGCTGAACCTCAGAAGAGCTGAACCCACTCTGCCAGCCAATGCAGTTGTGATTCACCAGCCCAGATACAGAGAATACTGGTACAAGAAAGATCCCAACAAGGAGAATTACCCATAA